The genomic region CtctttcattgtctgtgtgtgtgtgtgtgtgttgtgcctGGATGGACAGGCTCTTCTACATGGTTTAGAAAAGAAACTGATGTTTCAGTGTTACAGATCTCTACAGATGCATATCTTGGGATCTGTATCTCCGGTTCAAAACAACCtgattaaataaacatatattcatGATTTGTGGGCTATTTTGTAAAGAAATGCATGAGTAATTTGACTTATGTAACTGAAACTATTTAAACATGCCATCAACGCGACTGTCCAACTTCCCTGTTTTCTGTGTTGGATGGAACGAATCTGTCAGTTACTCAGAGAATTTCCTGaatggaatttttattttgaaagatgtgtaactttttgttagtttgtcagTTTCATTATGAGAGATATACATTGTGGTATGAATCTGAATCTTTATATTTTAGAGTGCCTTTGTTGCATTGTCAGtgctttctatttaaaaaaataataatattttaccatgtaaatgaaaaatgaaaagccaaaaatgaaatgaatacaaatatttgCTTTTGTGGGGGCTTTAATGaatgacctttatttttattttttaaatccaggTGTCTTTTGAGGCAGTTTTTGGACCTTTTTGACTAGAGGGCAGCTAACGATGTCCAAAGGTAAGATCCAGTAACCAGTGTTTCAATGTTTCTTATCTTTGAATGAATCTCACATAAGCTAAACTCTCAGTGTTTGTGCATAAGTCAGAGCTAATTAATTTATGGCATTCCATTCTTACAACCAAAACAATGATGTCCTGCGTCACAGCATCAAATCCTGTCGTGCCACATGTCACAcatttcttaacacacttaactttctgttacactttttttttattgtctcatactaactactggggtgcctcagggctcagttcttggaccacttctcttctctgtctacatggcatcattaggttctgtcattcagaaacatggcttttcatacaactgctatgctgatgacactcaactctaacTTTCATTTCATCCTGATGCTccaacggtagctattcgcatctcagcttgtctaacagacatttcttcctggatgatggaccatcaccttcaactcaaccttgccaaaaCAGAACTgcttccagcaaacccatcgtttcatcacaatttcaccatcaagttaggcacatcaaccataactccttcaaaaacagctagaagccttggagttatgattgatgatcagctgactttctcagaccacattgctaaaactgtccgatcctgcagatttgctttattcaacatcaagaagatcaagccctttctttcggaacatgctgcacaactccttgttcaagctctttttctgtccaggctggactattgcaatgctctcttggcaggtcttccagccaattctatcaaacctttacaattaattcagaacgcggcagcaagattcatttttaatgagccaaaaagaatacatggcacacctctgtttatcagtttgcactggcttccaatagctgctcgtataaaattcaaggcattgatgtttgcctacaaaaccaccactgactctgcacccatttacctaaatttgttacttcagacttatgtgccctctagaagcttgcgttctgcaagtgaatgtcgcttgattgtgccatcccaaagaagcacaaagtcacttttacggtcttttaaattaaatgtttcctcctggtggaatgacctccccaactcaatccgagcagctgagtccttagccatcttcaagaatctgcttaaaacacatctcttccatctttatttgccCCTCTAACTTTTACACTCACTATTCtcattctattctttaaaaaatctaactacctttctaatctttttatattctattttcttttcattaattatgcaattgtatgtgtgtgtgtgtatgtgtaaagacctctaacactagcttgctctattcttttttttattttatctgttttctttatattatattatttaaaatcccatgctaggtgcactgtgttaacctaactgagacttgttatagcacttatatatcattgctctttttgttgtttttgattgcttccactgtcctcatctgtaagtcgctttggataaaagcgtctgctaaatgaataaatgtaaatgtaatgtaaatgtctcATACCACTGTTGTAATGTACAGTGATGAACCAGTGATGTAATCAACTTATCATCTTTCGGCTCAATgtagtgattttgaaacatatcTTTATGTTTGTGTATGATAAGTTCCGGACTGTCTTGATTTCAGAGGGGGACAGACAGTCAGTTTTGCGGACCACAAAGGTTCGCACTGCTCTGAAAGGAGACAACAGCTGGATACAGAGACGAGAGCAAGAGAATCTTGAGAGAGATGAGGACGAGAAACCATGGtgagaaataaaaattataacaaatcTTAAAGTTTTATAGCTCACAGTACAATTTATCTAATGCATTCTCTTTTGTAGGGTCGCCGAAGTGCGAGCAAACCGTTCAAGTGGTGTGTTTGAAGAAACAAGTCCTGTTTCCTCACCCACAGTCAGTGTGCCTCAGCCCATATCCGACACAGAGAAGTATGCATTATTACTCTCCATGGTCTATTTCTACATTTACTTATTTAGCAGGCCAAAGTAACCTAAAGATGTAGAAAATGTCAGTAGAGCACAGTAAAGAGTCATTTGTGTATTGTGCAGTGTTCTTTTTGGGTTGATCGAAGACCTAACACACCAttgcattttgaattatgttcagAGATTTGAGCTAGAGGAGCAATGCTGTACTCCAGTGTTGTGCAGCATCAAAAAAACGGCATGACTGGTTGTCCGTGGTGAGGTAGTCTGCTTAGATTTAGATGGTGCTCATACACTATCACCAACTTATTGGCAACGTGAATGGTTTATTTGTGAACTTTGCTGAATGGAGTTGTCTTAAATTGACGGACTGGCTTGGAAGAAAAGAAGCTTCCCAGACAGTTAAGCTCGAGGTGGTGTTTTTTCACTCAGACCGCAAGCACTGATTTGTTTACGAATACAGACTATTGATAGCTGCTGATATAGACAGTTAATTCCGTACATGCAGGAGCAGAGCACACATGCTAGTTTGTAGTCAGCCGTAGTCTGTGCGTGTGTAAACAGATTTTTGGTGCAGACCCAGCTGACAACACCGTCGGCTTTTGTCACCGCTAGTTCTTTGAATTTGCTTTGTGTCCTTATCAGACCAACCAAGATCTGTGCAGCTACTCTAAGATTGAAGAACTACATGTCATTGGCATAGCACTAGCAGGAAAATCAATGTTTCTAGATGATAGGTCACATCAATGTTGTGTATTTTAGGAACTAGAAAGGACCAATAACCGAACCCTGAGGCACACCAGCAGTTATTTGACACCAACACACCATGGATAATTTGGCTGTAAAGTAATACTCAAACTAGTGAAGTGCAGTTCTGTGAACAATAAGgtggacaggaggatctggtgaatTACTGGTGAAGTACAGCAGACTGAGGATGAATGATTGAGAGGATGCTTTTGCAATTGACACAAGGAACGAAACTGATCTGAAATGTTCTGTTATTATAAGATGATGTACTTTTTAAGCAGTGGAGAATCTGATACTGTAGGAGTGACAGAAGAAGTTTAGGAGATGTGGTTTGTAGAAAATAGGAGGGAATAGGgtcaataaatatgtaatatatacacTCCTAAAGATGAAGGTTCCTAAATGggattttcacagtgatgccacagaAGAGCCATTTTGGTTCCCTGAAGAACCTTTCAGTTGAAAGAACTACATTTTTATATGTTAAATGAGACAGTATTTCATTTTCAAATTCACAGACCAAAAGCACCTGTATCTGGATACTTAATCAGGTAATGAGAATGCTTGGTCAATCAAAAGTTATCTTTATCAGCACTGCCTTTGTATTATTTTCCTTCATATGTGACTATTTTCTTTTGCAGAGGGGTTTTCAAGAAAACCGATTCCAAGCCAACATCAAATTCATCCACCAATGGATATGCGTAAGAACATTCTGAAGGATCAGAAATAAATTCCATTATATTAATATGGATGTATTTTTTACACTAAAACTAAATTTCtacaatatataatttgtaattgctAATAAAAGATAAATCAGTTTTGATAGAATTATATTTGTCTCTCCTCCCTTAGTGGAATAAATAGCTTCAAGAAAAAGCCATCTGAGACCTACAAGAAAATGTAAGTTAGCCGAAAACACTCAAGCATGTGGGGTCACGCACAAGAAGCCTTTGAGCTCATTTTAGCACATCTTAATTATGTTTATTTCCATAAATGTTCTTTTCCCAGAGCCCCCCACACAATTCGCTCCAGCAATGAAAAGACAGTGCAGTCTGAACCAACTCTGAGTCCAGAGGAAATGGAAAAGAGGTGAGAGACCTCACTCTACAGACTGATTTATCCAAGGTGACTTCATTTTCCTCTTCACAAAATAACCTTTCCTTTGTATGTGTGTAGGAAAGATGCAGCCAGCAGTGTGCTGAAGGGATCGGCAGCAAATCGCCGCTCATACGTAATGTCAGCTGCAAAGAAATATGAGTAAGTGTCTTGTTGAAATATGACTTCTGGAAATCTGGAAACTTCAACATACTTTGAAAGTGTACCATGGTAATACTATGCACTTTAGTTAATAATATGTACCTTCAAGGTGCTAATATACATGTTTTAGGCCTAAATAAGGTAAAAAGGTGTatccagtgatttttttttatgaacaaaaCAACTACCAATACTATTCTAATTTtccattatttattaaaacacactttatttttcatcaaaatgcttttttaggatttttatatttattctaaaatacTGACTATAAGAACACAGTAACAATTTTCATATTTCTTgtgcattttatttgttaactgatgttcagctgttctttttaataGTCAAATTTAATAGTTAATTTAAGGCAGTGCATCCATGTGACTTTTCCCCATTCATTCTTAATTAATTTTCactatttggttaaaatattaatattaatccaTATCATATTCATCACTCAATGTTCACATCTAATATCTCCAGATCTACAGAGAAGCCTGACAGCTCTGCTGAGATGGGCATTTCCTTTGTTGCAAAAAGGTACTAGCCCACACTAACAATCTTACTAATCTCTTATTATGTGCATCTGCTTCcattaaaaaaacagcaataagTTAAAGTGTCCCACTTTACCTGTTTAAACCCTATTTGTTATCACCTTTATCCTCATCCTCTTACTTTTGCATATGTGTGTGGTTTGTAGGGTAGATATCAGTGATGATGATGACACTACAGCATCTGTTAAGTCTGTGCCTGTTCAAAGGTAAACTACACAACGTCTCTCAGTTATACAGCTTTGAGCTCCTATATCTTGTTTAACACCATTTCAattgtaattttcttttatttacagtGTTAACTCAAACACTGAGCCAGTGGTGAAGGAGGTCAAGCAAGCAGCACCTGAAATTAAATCTGAACCTAAGCCAGTGACCGAAACTAAACCTACAACACTCactaaaataacagctgaagcTATCGCCACATCCGAATCTAAACCAGTGCTAGAACGTACAACACAGCCTAAAACAGCATCTGAGCCTAAACCAGCAACTGAAACTAAAACAGTGGCTGAAACCAGGCCTACAGCACAGACTAAAACAGCAACTGAACCTAAACCTACCACACAAACTACAACAGCAACTGATCTTAAACCCACATCAGAACCTAAACCAGCTGAAACTAAACCTACAACAAAAATTGAACCTAAACCAGcaactgaaactaaaacagaGACCAAAACTACAACTCAAACTACAACAGCAACTGATCTTAATCCCACATCAGAACCTAAATCAGCTGAAACTAAACCTACAACAAAAATTGAACCTAAACCAGcaactgaaactaaaacagaGACTAAAACTACAACCCAAACTACCACTGCAACTGAACCTAAGCTAGTGGTTGAAACTAAACCTACCACACAaactaaaacaacaactgaaCCTAAACCCACATCAGAAACTAAATCAGCTGAAACTAAACCTACAACAAAAATTGAACCTAAACCAGcaactgaaactaaaacagaGACTAAAACTACAACCCAAACTACCACTGCATCTGAACCTAAGCTAGTGGTTGAAACTAAACCTACCACACAaactaaaacaacaactgaaCCTAAACCCACATCAGAAACTAAATCAGCTGAAACTAAACCTACAACACAAATTGAACCTAAACCAGcaactgaaactaaaacagaGACTAAAACTACAACCCAAACTACCACTGCAACTGAACCTAAGCTAGTGGTTGAAACTAAACCTACCACACAaactaaaacaacaactgaaCCTAAACCCACATCAGAAACTAAATCAGCTGAAACTAAACCTACAACAAAAATTGAACCTAAACCAGcaactgaaactaaaacagaGACTAAAACTACAACCCAAACTACCACTGCATCTGAACCTAAGCTAGTGGTTGAAACTAAACCTACCACACAaactaaaacaacaactgaaCCTAAACCCACATCAGAAACTAAATCAGCTGAAACTAAACCTACAACAAAAATTGAACCTAAACCAGcaactgaaactaaaacagaGACTAAAACTACAACCCAAACTACCACTGCATCTGAACCTAAGCTAGTGGTTGAAACTAAACCTACCACACAaactaaaacaacaactgaaCCTAAACCCACATCAGAAACTAAATCAGCTGAAACTAAACCTACAACACAAATTGAACCTAAACCAGcaactgaaactaaaacagaGACTAAAACTACAACCCAAACTACCACTGCAACTGAACCTAAGCTAGTGGTTGAAACTAAACCTACCACACAaactaaaacaacaactgaaCCTAAACCCACATCAGAAACTAAATCAGCTGAAACTAAACCTACAACACAAATTGAACCTAAACCAGCAACTGAAACTAAATCAGAGACTAAATCTTCAACACAAACAACAACAGTGACTGAATCTAAGCTAGTGGTTGAAATTAAATCTACAACACAGACTATAACAGCCACTGAACCTAAACCCACATCAGCGCTTAACCTGGCTGAAACTAAACCTACAACAACTGATCCCAAACCAGCAACTGAAACTAAAACAGTAACTGAAGCTAAAACTGAACCTAAAACTACAACACAAACTACAACAGCAACTGAATCTAAGCTAGAAACTAAATCTACAACAAAGACTACAATAGCAAGTGATCCTAAACCCACATCAGAGCCTAAAGTAGTTGAACCTAAACCTACAAAAACAGCTGAACCTAAACCTACAACACAAACTACACCAGCAACCGATCCGAAACCCACATCAGAACCCAAACCAGTGACTGAAACTAAACCAAAACCTGAAGTGAAATCTGCAACTCAGCTGAAACCAGCACCTGAATCCAAGCCTGAACCAGTCCCAGAGAAAAGGTTCACTGTATTAACATTCATATTACAGAAATGTAAATAATTGCATATCTGATGTTAATTACATTTGGCATTTTATGCTTTGTGTCTGTAGACAGAAACCTTTATATTTCTCCATGTTTTTATCTTTTGCAGCCTGTCTGACACCCTGTTATCCTTCAGCACAGTGCCTGCCAGGTACAGAGATGATCCCATTCACACATAAAAGCATCCATCATATAAAGATTATGTTCATTAACCTCAGTGCCATTCATGtgtacaggggcttcatgcagtATTAATGAGTTCAGAGCAGAGAGTGAGAACGCTGATATTGTTGCTGTTTATCTGACCTCACTGTCATGTGAATTTATTGCGCTTATTTTAATGTGATAGTTCACTGCAGTCCAATATAAACTTAGTCAGATTCACAGTCACAGATCTGATCTATtaattttgaagcaaaaaagcaaacatttttttattctaacGCAATTGACAGGGTTTGTCAAAAAAGGAcatttattatttagtaaaaatcCTTAACTTGGTTGACACTCTACTGTGTGCCACTTCTCATTTTCATGAGAGTGCAGACATTCACCAGATTTACTGTGACAGGGTTGAAGCAGTAACTCACTGATCAAATATTAGGTGGATGACAGTCACATCACAAGTCTGCTGACTGACTTTAAAGATCAATTTTGAAACATGCTGTTTTGTAAAAGACCACTAGAGGACAGGAGTGCTCTCTCTGAAATGATGTTGTATTTCTTTGTCCTACAGCTTTGGCCAAGCAGATTCAGGGGTAGATCTTCTCAGTCGGGATCTGCTGACAGACAACaggtgagagtgtgagagagagtgtgtgagagagagtgagagagagagagaggtagataATGAGAtagagagtgacagagagagaaagagagagagagagagagagtgtgtgagagagagtgagagagtgagagagagagagagagaaagagtgtgagagtgagagagagtgagtgagagagtgacagagagtgagagagagtgagatagagaaagagagtgagagagcgagtgacagagtgagagagagacagagagagagaaagagagtgagagagagtgacagagagagagagtgacagagagagagaaagagtgtgagagtgagagtgagagagagtgagatagagaaagagagtgagagagcgagtggcagagtgagagagagagagagagtgtgtgagtgagagagagacagagagagagaaagagagtgagagagtgacagagagagagagtgacagagagagagaaagagtgtgagagtgagagagggtgagtgagagagtgacagagagtgagatagagaaagagagtgagagagcgagtgacagagtgagagagagagagagagagagagagagagagagagagagagaaagagagtgtgagtgagagagagacagagagagagaaagagagtgagagagagtgacagagagagagagtgacagagagtgacagagagtgagagagagagagagtgagaaagagattgtgtgagagagagagagagagagagagagagagagagagtgagagcgagtgtgaatgagagagagagaggctgaatGCAGCTGTAGTTATTAGTGAAATTATTTTTGAGTCCCAGAGGAGTGTAATATGCAAGACAGAGGCTGTGGTGATTCTGTAAAATTGATGCCTCATTTTTATGTCTACAAAATGAGTTGAAGCTTGATTCAGTCAACCTTATTATCTTACTAAAGACTAAAATGGTATATTacagtacaaacccgattccaaaaaagttgggacactgaataaattgtgagtaaaaaaggaatggaataatttacaaatctcatagaCTTGTatattattcacaatagaatatagataacatatcaaatgttgaaagtgagacattttgatatgtcatgccaaatattggctaattttggatttaatgagagctacacattccaaaaaagttgggacaggtagcagtaAGAGGCCCGGAAAagtaaaatgtacatataaggaacagctggaggaccattttgctacttattaggtcaattggcaacatgattgggtataaaaagacacctctcagagtggcagtgtctctcagaagtcaagatgggcagaggatcaccaattccccccaatgctgtggcgaaaaatagtggagcaatatcagaaaggagtttctcagagaaaaattgcagagtttgaagttatcatcatctacagtgcataatattatccacagattcagagaatctggaacaatctctgtgtgtaagggtcaaggccggaaaccatactggatgcccgtgatcttcgggcccttagacggcactgcatcacatacaggaatgctactgtaatggaaatcacaacatgggctcaggaatacttccagaaaacattttcggtgaacacaatccaccgtgccatccgCCATTGCCGACTAAAACTTTATAGgtcaaaaagaagccatatctaaacatgatccagaagcgctggcattttctctgggccaaggctcatttaaaatggaaaaaagtggaaaactgttctgtggtcagacaaatcaaaatttgaagttctttttggaaaactgggatgccatatcatccagactaaagaggacaaggacaacccaagttgttatcagcgctcagttcagaagcctgcatctctgatggt from Carassius carassius chromosome 29, fCarCar2.1, whole genome shotgun sequence harbors:
- the LOC132109997 gene encoding proteoglycan 4-like isoform X1; this translates as MSKEGDRQSVLRTTKVRTALKGDNSWIQRREQENLERDEDEKPWVAEVRANRSSGVFEETSPVSSPTVSVPQPISDTEKPKAPVSGYLIRGVFKKTDSKPTSNSSTNGYAGINSFKKKPSETYKKIAPHTIRSSNEKTVQSEPTLSPEEMEKRKDAASSVLKGSAANRRSYVMSAAKKYESTEKPDSSAEMGISFVAKRVDISDDDDTTASVKSVPVQSVNSNTEPVVKEVKQAAPEIKSEPKPVTETKPTTLTKITAEAIATSESKPVLERTTQPKTASEPKPATETKTVAETRPTAQTKTATEPKPTTQTTTATDLKPTSEPKPAETKPTTKIEPKPATETKTETKTTTQTTTATDLNPTSEPKSAETKPTTKIEPKPATETKTETKTTTQTTTATEPKLVVETKPTTQTKTTTEPKPTSETKSAETKPTTKIEPKPATETKTETKTTTQTTTASEPKLVVETKPTTQTKTTTEPKPTSETKSAETKPTTQIEPKPATETKTETKTTTQTTTATEPKLVVETKPTTQTKTTTEPKPTSETKSAETKPTTKIEPKPATETKTETKTTTQTTTASEPKLVVETKPTTQTKTTTEPKPTSETKSAETKPTTKIEPKPATETKTETKTTTQTTTASEPKLVVETKPTTQTKTTTEPKPTSETKSAETKPTTQIEPKPATETKTETKTTTQTTTATEPKLVVETKPTTQTKTTTEPKPTSETKSAETKPTTQIEPKPATETKSETKSSTQTTTVTESKLVVEIKSTTQTITATEPKPTSALNLAETKPTTTDPKPATETKTVTEAKTEPKTTTQTTTATESKLETKSTTKTTIASDPKPTSEPKVVEPKPTKTAEPKPTTQTTPATDPKPTSEPKPVTETKPKPEVKSATQLKPAPESKPEPVPEKSLSDTLLSFSTVPASFGQADSGVDLLSRDLLTDNSSLPQANKTHKTLDLLADDLIPFNTSTTRTSTDYTYSRKTLIEDFKSSDYDFDPIPISSEPTKSPQWYSPPKPDSSSSETFNNFQHPVDLVADVPADVLVSLAEDVIPVDTKSDWKTDMDSYKTSTKTVESSVRENLPESEPKKSFVYVKEYVDNSHLDGSSSDYVSSTTSNYNYSSPSYYSRRDMTPCTYCGEMVGNDAKITIEHLNISCHPSCFKCGICSKPMGDLLYNMFLHRGTVHCESCYSNVL
- the LOC132109997 gene encoding proteoglycan 4-like isoform X2, which translates into the protein MSKEGDRQSVLRTTKVRTALKGDNSWIQRREQENLERDEDEKPWVAEVRANRSSGVFEETSPVSSPTVSVPQPISDTEKPKAPVSGYLIRGVFKKTDSKPTSNSSTNGYAGINSFKKKPSETYKKIAPHTIRSSNEKTVQSEPTLSPEEMEKRKDAASSVLKGSAANRRSYVMSAAKKYESTEKPDSSAEMGISFVAKRVDISDDDDTTASVKSVPVQSVNSNTEPVVKEVKQAAPEIKSEPKPVTETKPTTLTKITAEAIATSESKPVLERTTQPKTASEPKPATETKTVAKPTTQTTTATDLKPTSEPKPAETKPTTKIEPKPATETKTETKTTTQTTTATDLNPTSEPKSAETKPTTKIEPKPATETKTETKTTTQTTTATEPKLVVETKPTTQTKTTTEPKPTSETKSAETKPTTKIEPKPATETKTETKTTTQTTTASEPKLVVETKPTTQTKTTTEPKPTSETKSAETKPTTQIEPKPATETKTETKTTTQTTTATEPKLVVETKPTTQTKTTTEPKPTSETKSAETKPTTKIEPKPATETKTETKTTTQTTTASEPKLVVETKPTTQTKTTTEPKPTSETKSAETKPTTKIEPKPATETKTETKTTTQTTTASEPKLVVETKPTTQTKTTTEPKPTSETKSAETKPTTQIEPKPATETKTETKTTTQTTTATEPKLVVETKPTTQTKTTTEPKPTSETKSAETKPTTQIEPKPATETKSETKSSTQTTTVTESKLVVEIKSTTQTITATEPKPTSALNLAETKPTTTDPKPATETKTVTEAKTEPKTTTQTTTATESKLETKSTTKTTIASDPKPTSEPKVVEPKPTKTAEPKPTTQTTPATDPKPTSEPKPVTETKPKPEVKSATQLKPAPESKPEPVPEKSLSDTLLSFSTVPASFGQADSGVDLLSRDLLTDNSSLPQANKTHKTLDLLADDLIPFNTSTTRTSTDYTYSRKTLIEDFKSSDYDFDPIPISSEPTKSPQWYSPPKPDSSSSETFNNFQHPVDLVADVPADVLVSLAEDVIPVDTKSDWKTDMDSYKTSTKTVESSVRENLPESEPKKSFVYVKEYVDNSHLDGSSSDYVSSTTSNYNYSSPSYYSRRDMTPCTYCGEMVGNDAKITIEHLNISCHPSCFKCGICSKPMGDLLYNMFLHRGTVHCESCYSNVL